From Erythrobacter sp. YJ-T3-07:
CGGCGGGCTTTGCATCGTGGGCAGGGCCTTCGATACGCGCGGCAGGCTTGTCCGACGAAGAGCTGCTGTCCTCGTTCATGCCTTCCTTGAAGCTTTTGATCCCCTTACCGAAATCGCCCATCATCTCGGAAATGCGGCCGCGCCCGAACAGGACGAGCACGACGATCGCGAGAATGAGAATCTGCCAGATACCGACTTGTCCGAACATAACTGCCTCTGTGTGATCTTCGGCCCGCATATAGGCGTTGCCGCGACGGACTTCCACCCGCCAACGACGAGCTGCGTGCGATCGTTGTCTGTGCGGGCTCAGCCCTCGTCGGCGGAGGTGCCTGCGGTGCTTTCGCCGGCCTCGTCCGCGTCATCGCCCGCCATCTCCGCCTCGAAGGCCTCCTGCACCGGGTCGAGCATGCCGGTCGCCCGCAATTCGTCGATTCCCGGCAAATCCCTGCGCGATTCGAGCCCGAAATGGCGCAGGAATTCAGACGTGGTGGCATAGATCAACGGGCGTCCGGGCACCTCGCGCCGTCCCGCAGGCTTCACCCAGCCCGCCTCCATCAGCACGTCGAGCGTACCGCCGGAGGTCTGCACCCCGCGGATCGATTCGATCTCCGCCCGGCTCACCGGCTCATGATAGGCGATGATTGCGAGCACTTCCGTGGCCGCGCGGCTCAGCTTGCGCAGCGATTCGCGTTCGCGGCGCAGCAGGTGCGCGCAGTCGGGTGCGGTCTGGAAATGCCAGCGCTTGCCCCGCTCCACCAGATGGATGCCCCGTGGCGCATAGAACTCGGCGAGGCGGGCCAGCGCCGCTCGCACTTCTCCCTTGTCCGCATCGCCGAGGTGCGTGGAGAGCTGGTCCACGCTCAGCGCTTCCTCCGAAGCGAACAGCGCCGCTTCCAGCGAGCGATCGAGCGATTCGGGCTGTGCGCTCATGTCGCTGCCCGGCGCAGCCGCAGCGGGCCGAAAATATCATCCTGCGCTAGCTGTGCACGGCCCGTGCGCGCCAGTTCGAGCGCGGCGACGAAGCTGCTCGCCAGCGCCGACTTGCGCAGCCGCCGATCCGCCCCGGGGGGCAGGAAGTCGCGCAGTTCCATCCAGTCCATCGCCACGCCGAGCATGCTGGAAACCCGGTCGAGCGCGCTTTCCAGCGTCATCACCTGCCGATCGCGCACGGTGTGCAGGGCCGGGGCGTTGCGCAGCTTCACCTGCCCGTAGGCGCGCACCAGATCGTAATAGCCGACCTGCCAGCTGACCGTGCGATCGGTCCGCAGGCCCTCTGGCTTGCCGCGCAGGAACACGTCACGGCCCAGCCGGTCGCGGCCCATCAGCCGGCCTGCCGCCTCGCGCATCGCACCCAGCCGCTGGAGGCGCAGCTGCAGGCGCAGCGCGAGCTCTTCCGGGCTCGGGTCCTCCTGCTCGTCCCTGGGCAGCAGCAGCGCGGATTTGAGGTAGGCCAGCCATGCGGCCATCACCAGATAATCGGCAGCAACCTCCAGCTTGAGGTGTTCCGCGCCGTCCAGAAAATCGAGATACTGGTCGACCAGTGCGAGGATCGAGATTTCGCGCAGGTCGACCTTCTGCTTGCGCGCCAGTTCCAGCAGCAGGTCGAGCGGACCTTCCCACCCGTCGAGCGCGAGATGAAGCGCTCCCTGTTCGGCACCATCGGACGCGGCAATCCCGCGCCAGTCGCCCTCCTCGTCCAGCGCCTCCTCGAAATCGAGTAGCGTGCCGCCCGCGGAATCGGCAGGTGGCGGGTCGATCACAGCTTCACGTCCGCCGCCGCGAACAGCGCATCGCGTATCGCGACCAGCGCGTCGGGATCGGCCGGGCTTTCCGGCACCTCGACGCTGGCAAGCGCGCGGTCCAGCCGCGCTGCGCTCTCGCTGCTTATGGTGCCACAGGCCTCGACGATGCCGGCCATGTCGTCCAGCTTCGCCCAGCAGTTGAGCACCAGATCGCACCCCGCCTCCAGCGCGCGGACCGAGCGTTCGGGGATCGTCCCGTCGAGCGCCTGCATATCGATATCGTCGGTCAGCAGCAGACCGTCGAAGCCGATCCGCTGGCGGATGATGTTCTCGACCACCCACGGAGACTGCGTCGCAGGCCGCTGTGCATCCCAGTCGGTGAACACGATATGCGCGGTCATCCCGATGTTTGCGCGGCCTGCCAGATGTTCGAACGGCGCGATATCGATCATGAGGTCGGCGTCCTGCGCATCGACCACCGGCAGGTGCTTGTGGCTGTCGGCCGTCGCGCGGCCATGGCCGGGCATGTGCTTGAGGCAGCCGACCACACCCGCCGCGGCCATCCCGTCGAGAATCGCGCGACCCAGCGCGGCGACCTGCATCGGTTCCGGGCCCAGCGCACGATCCCCGATCACGTCGTCGGTTTCGGGCCGGGCGACGTCGCAGGGCGCGTGGAAATCGACCGTGATTCCGGCGGTTGCGAGCTCGGTCGCCATCGCCTCGCTGTTGAGCCGCATCGCCTCTATGCCCGAGGCAGGCGCTGTCTCGTACAGCTCGCCAAAGCGCGCGGGCGCGGGCCATTTGCGCCATTCCGGCGGGCCCAGCCGGGCGACCCGCCCGCCTTCCTGATCGATCGAGACCAGC
This genomic window contains:
- the tatA gene encoding twin-arginine translocase TatA/TatE family subunit, whose translation is MFGQVGIWQILILAIVVLVLFGRGRISEMMGDFGKGIKSFKEGMNEDSSSSSDKPAARIEGPAHDAKPAGETVSESKTAEPTDRAS
- the scpB gene encoding SMC-Scp complex subunit ScpB, giving the protein MSAQPESLDRSLEAALFASEEALSVDQLSTHLGDADKGEVRAALARLAEFYAPRGIHLVERGKRWHFQTAPDCAHLLRRERESLRKLSRAATEVLAIIAYHEPVSRAEIESIRGVQTSGGTLDVLMEAGWVKPAGRREVPGRPLIYATTSEFLRHFGLESRRDLPGIDELRATGMLDPVQEAFEAEMAGDDADEAGESTAGTSADEG
- a CDS encoding ScpA family protein; this translates as MDEEGDWRGIAASDGAEQGALHLALDGWEGPLDLLLELARKQKVDLREISILALVDQYLDFLDGAEHLKLEVAADYLVMAAWLAYLKSALLLPRDEQEDPSPEELALRLQLRLQRLGAMREAAGRLMGRDRLGRDVFLRGKPEGLRTDRTVSWQVGYYDLVRAYGQVKLRNAPALHTVRDRQVMTLESALDRVSSMLGVAMDWMELRDFLPPGADRRLRKSALASSFVAALELARTGRAQLAQDDIFGPLRLRRAAT
- the nagZ gene encoding beta-N-acetylhexosaminidase; the protein is MTPAIFGCSGPELTADERAFFLEADPAGYILFKRNCENPEQLRRLTDSLREIRGRDRLLVSIDQEGGRVARLGPPEWRKWPAPARFGELYETAPASGIEAMRLNSEAMATELATAGITVDFHAPCDVARPETDDVIGDRALGPEPMQVAALGRAILDGMAAAGVVGCLKHMPGHGRATADSHKHLPVVDAQDADLMIDIAPFEHLAGRANIGMTAHIVFTDWDAQRPATQSPWVVENIIRQRIGFDGLLLTDDIDMQALDGTIPERSVRALEAGCDLVLNCWAKLDDMAGIVEACGTISSESAARLDRALASVEVPESPADPDALVAIRDALFAAADVKL